The stretch of DNA AAAGGCATCATGGTGGTGCCTGATATCTTGGCTAACTCCGGTGGGGTAACCGTTTCCTACTTTGAGTGGGTGCAAAACCGCCAGGGCTTCAAATGGACCGAAGAAATGGTGACTGAGCGCGCCGACCGGATCATGAACGACGCTTTTGAGAAGGTGTACGCCACCAGCCAGAAGTACAACGTCCCGATGCGTATTGCGGCCTACGTAGTGGCTATTGATAAAGTAGCCCAGACCTACCGGTTCCGCGGCGGCTTCTAGTGGAGAGTTAGTGAATACGTGAGGCAATGAGGGGGCTGGCTGCACAGCTTGCCCAAGTGGCGCCGTTTAGGCCTGTCTGCTGATGTCAGACTCGCTATGGTACTCACTCACTATTTCACCACCTCACCACCTATATTTGTTTCCGGATAGCCCGGGCCGGTGGCTCGGGCTATCTTTGTGCAGGTCGGCAGGGTGTTCCCTTTTGTCAGGGAATCATCTGCTTGCCGAGCTCTGTTTCTGGAAAAAGCGTCTGAATCATCGTAATTCACGTACTCAGCGCAAATCAGTGATTTATGAAGATTCACAAAGAAGGACGACGAATTTTATTCTTTACGTTGCTGGCCCTGGTGGCCATCAACCTACTGCTGTTCCGCTATAATGCCCGCTACGATGATTTTAACAAGATTTTCGCGGTCATTTCGGTAATCGTCTTTCTGGCGCTGCTTCAGTTTTTCCGGAGCCCGGCCCGGCGCCTCTTCACCCACGAAGACTTGGTTATTGCCCCTGCCGATGGCAAGGTGGTTGTAATTGAGGATGTGCACGAGCCAGAATATTTTGATGATGTGCGCAAGCAAATCAGCATATTCATGTCGCCCATTAACGTGCACATTACCCGTAACCCTATCTCGGGTATTGTGCGCTACTTTAAATACCACCCCGGTAATTACTTGGTGGCCTGGCACCCCAAGAGCAGTACCAAGAATGAGCGCACCACGGTAGTGGTTGAGTCAGAGGCTGGCCCGTTTGTGCTGTTCCGGCAAATTGCCGGCGCCATGGCCCGCCGCATTGTGTGGTATGTAAACGAGGGCGACGAAGTAAGTCAGGGTGAGGAGTTTGGCTTCATCAAGTTCGGCTCTCGCGTAGATATTTTCGTGCCGGTTGATACAGAAGTAAAAGTACAGATGGGTGAGAAAGTGAAAGGTGGCCAAACCATCATCGCTCAACTAAAAACCGAAACCACCAGCCTGTTTTAAAGGCGCATACGCGCCGGACATTTTCCCATACAGCGCAAAAAGCAGCGGCCTCCCATGTTTGGGAGGCCGCTGCTTTTTGCGCTGTATAAGTGGCCTATGCCTACTGCTGAGCCGAGCGGCCGACAGCCTGTTGGCTTTCCTGCGCGGGCAGTTGGTAATGCAGAAGTGCCATGCCATCGGGCCAGGCCTGCTGATTCAGCAGCACCAGGGGCCGTGGCTGTGGCTGGGCCCGCCACAACGGAATGCCTGCGCCCAGCAACTGCGGCACAATGAACAGCATGAGCTCATCTACCACGCCAGCCGCCAGCAGCGGTGCCGCCAGCATACTGCCCCCAATCAGCCAGATAGTATTGCCTTCCTGCTGCTTGAGCTGGCTCACGAAACTAACCGGGTCTTCGGTCACGAAGTGTACGGACGGGTGCGCGGGCTCCGTAGGCGGGCGGCGGGTAAATACGTAGTTGGTTAGGGTTGGGTAGGGCCAGTCGCCGAGGGTGAGTACCTGCTCATAGGTGGCGCGGCCTTGTAGCGTAGCATCGGCGGTGGCCAGGAAGTTGCCGTACCCATAGTCTTCGTTGGGCGGCGGGGTGGGTAGCCATTCCACGGAGCCATCCGGGGAGGCAATGTAGCCATCCAGACTGGTGGCTATGTACAGGACAACTTTACGCATGGGTGGGGTAGGATGGGGGTAGGACTTATCCGGGTAAGTTACGCGGTTAACAGCTGAGAAACACCTCCAGTAGGTGCCTTTCTGCTTTCCGGGTCCCTGGGTTCCCTAAAACCACCGCGCGGCGGCGGCCATCAGTTGCTCCAGCGCCTCCTGGTCGGCTTGGTCAAAGTCGTTGAGCTGGTCGCTGTCCACGTCCAGCACGGCTACTACCTGCCCAGCCTTCAGCACGGGCACCACAATCTCCGACTTCGAGTCGGAACTGCAGGCAATGTGGCCGGGGAACTGCTCTACATCGGGAACCAACACTGTTTCGGCGCGGTCCCAGCTGGTACCGCACACGCCCTTGCCCCGCCGGATACGAGTGCACGCAATAGGGCCTTGGAAGGGTCCCAGCACCAGTTCGTTGTCTTTTACCAGGTAAAAGCCCACCCAGAAAAACCCAAAGGCCTGGCGCAGTGCCGCCGCGGTATTAGCGAGGTTGGCTATCAAGTCAGGCTCGCCAGTGGTCAGGGCTTCAATTTGAGGAAGAAGTTGGCGGTATTGCTCCGCTTTGGTTAGTGTAGTATCGAGGTGCAGTTCTTCGGCCATGGGTCAGTGCAGATAAAGGGGGAGGTGCTAGCAAACCACGCCAGCGCCGCAAAGTTATTACCGCGTCGGCACTACCTGGCCTAGCGCCTGCCGCTGGTACACAAATACCTCATCCTCTCCCAGTGCAAATTGTTCGCGTAGGCCAGTCAGGCCCATCTGCGGGGCTGCTACTCCTCCCCCCAGCACCTTAGGGCTCCGAATAACCCGCGCTTCATCCCAGAGTCCATCCTTGAGCAGGGAGTTGAGCACGGTGGGCCCACCTTCTACCAGCACCGACTGCACGTTACGCTCATAGAGGTTATGCAGAATCTGGGGAAACAAGTCGTTGGCTGCCGACAGTGGCTCGTAGGCCAGGTTGTTGGTAGCATCCCGCTCCCGATATGTGTAGACGATAGTGGGCTGGCTGCCGTCAAGCAGCTGATGAGTAGGCGGCAGGCACAGGTTTTTATCAATGACTAACCGGATGGGGTTTTGGCCGGGCCACTCCCGCACGTTCAGGCGCGGGTTGTCGTGCAAGGCGGTACGGGTACCTACTAAAATGGCTTGTTCTTCAGTGCGCCACTGGTGCACTACTACCTGCGCCAGCCTGCCACTAATAGCCACGGGTTGAAAGTAGGGACCAGCCAAATAGCCATCGGCCGTTTCGGCCCATTTAAGTACTACATAAGGCCGTTGCTTTTCTTGAAAGGTGAAGAACCGGCGGTTGAGCCAGCGTCCTTCTTCCTCCAACAGTCCGGTTTCTACTGCAATACCTGCTTCGCGGAGCTTGGTAATGCCACGGCCAGCTACCAGCGGGTTAGGGTCGAGGTTACACACTACTACTTCCGCCACGCCTTTCGCAATCAGTAAATCGGCGCAGGGTGGGGTTTTACCGTAGTGGGAGCAGGGCTCCAGCGTAACATACACCCGGCTTTGCGGTAGCAGATCCTGCTCAGTAACGGACGCTACGGCATTCACCTCCGCGTGCGGACCGCCATACTGCTGGTGCCAGCCTTCCCCAATTATTCGGCCTTTATGGGTGATTACACAACCAACAATAGGGTTTGGACGCGCGTAGCCCGTGCCCAAGCGGGCAAGATCGAGGGCCCGGCGCATCATGAGGTGGTCGAAGTCGGTGGCAGACATGGCGGCAGATTGGGTGGGAGGGTGAAGGTACAAAACTAGCCGAGCCAGAAGCCGAGTACTACCTTTGCGGTATGCCAACGGTTCGCCAGCTTACTACTGCTTTATCAGAAGCCCTACAAACCATTTACTCCCTCTCCGAAGCTGATTCGGTAGCTGGACTGGTGCTAGAGCATTTGCTAGGCCTCTCGCCGCTGCAGCGCCGCATGCAAGCCCAGGAGCCCGTAGCAGAGCCGGTAGCCCAGAAGCTAGCCGCCATTCAGGCCCGGCTGCTAACGCATGAGCCTTTACAGTACGTGCTGGGTACAGCGCACTTCGCCGGCTTAGAGCTGGAAGTATCTCCGGCCACGCTTATTCCGCGCCCCGAAACGGAGGAACTGGTAGCACTGATAACCCGGGAGCAGCAAGGCCGCCGCAGTTTGCATATTCTGGATGTTGGCACGGGCTCAGGGTGCATTCCGGTAGCGCTAGGCCTGTCACTGCCTGGTTGCACCCTCACGGCCGTAGATATTTCTTCCCAGGCCTTAGCCGTGGCGCAGCGCAACGCTGCCCGGTACGCCGTCTCTGTCGATTTTCAGGAAGTTGATATTCTGACCGCTGAGCCCCAACTCCTGGGGCAGTTAGACGTGATAGTGAGCAACCCGCCTTATGTACTGGAAGAAGAGCGCGACCTTATGCGCCCTAACGTACTGGCCTACGAGCCCACCACGGCCCTGTTCGTGCCCAACCACGACCCCCTGCTGTTTTATCGCCGAATTGCGGAGCTCGGGCAGCAGTTTCTGCGCTCGGGCGGTTGCTTGTATTTCGAGATAAATGAGCGGTACGCCCATGCTACCAGTTCTATGCTTCAGGAGCTAGGGTATCAGCAGTGTGAAGTGCAGACTGATATTTTTGACAAGGATCGAATGGCCCGTGCGACCTGGTTAGGGACTTGAACAGAAATAAGTTGCCCTACCACGGCAAGCCTAAGCAGGCTGTTTTGAGGCTGGGTTCGGCTATCTACCCCTAGGGTGAGATACCTATGCATCGTGTTGTAGCAGAACCTTAACTCGCATCCGTTCAAACTTCTACCCTATTGAACTGACAAAACCCTTACCTTTGCCGGCTGAATTCTATTCTCCAATCACCCCTCGGTATGGCGGAGCCCTTGGCTTACTATGCGCACTCAACTGCCATCCTGGATGAGGGATGCCGCATTGGTGATGGCTGCCGTATCTGGCACTTCTCGCACGTGAGTGCAGGGGCCGAACTCGGTCCTGATTGTTCCCTGGGTCAGAACGTATTCGTAGCCGATGGCGTACGGTTGGGCCGAAATGTGAAGGTACAGAACAACGTTAGCCTCTATACTGGCGTAGAGTGCGCCGATGATGTCTTTATCGGTCCTTCTGTGGTCTTCACTAATGTGCTAAATCCGCGCTCCGCCGTGCCCCGCCGCCATGAGTATCGTCCAACGTTGGTAGAACGTGGCACAAGTATTGGGGCTAACAGTACTATCGTGTGTGGCGTCCGTCTCGGCGAGTATGCTTTCGTGGGTGCAGGGTCGGTAGTTACTACTGATGTAGCTTCTTATTCCCTAGTGTATGGCAATCCCGCCCGTCCTCATGGCTGGATGAGTACGCACGGCCACCGGCTGGATTTTAATAGCACTGGCTTGGCTACTTGTCCTGAAAGTGGCCAAAAATATCGCCTGTCTAAAAACCAGGTTTTTCCTATCAACTCTGAAGTATAAGCTGTCAGCTTTTCTCCGTCTTTAACTAACTCAAGTTTCTAAGTCCCTACCCGTGTACGAGCAACTCCTCCAGAAACAAACCAACCTGGCCGTTATTGGCCTCGGCTACGTAGGCCTACCCATCGCCCTCGAATTTGCCCGTAAGATTAAAGTGATTGGCTTTGATATCAATGCGAAACGGGTGGAGATGATGCGTAACAACATCGACCCTAGCGGCGAACTGGATGCCAAGGATTTTGAGGGCTGTGACATTGAGTTTACCGATTCCCTGGACGTACTGCGCGAAGCTACTTTCTACGTGGTAGCAGTGCCTACACCCATCGATGAACATGCTATGCCCGACCTGAAGCCCTTACTAGGCGCTTCCTCTTCGGTAGGCAAAGTTTTGAAAAAGGGTGACTATGTGGTGTTTGAAAGCACCGTCTACCCCGGCTGCACCGAGGAAGACTGCATTCCGGTGATGGAAAAACATTCAGGCTTAAGCTTCGCCAACGGCGACTTCAAAGTAGGCTATTCTCCTGAACGAATTAATCCTGGCGACAAAGAGCACACGCTTTCCAGCATTGTGAAGGTAGTAGCGGGCTGCGATGCTGAGTCACTGGAAGAAATTGCTAAAACCTACGAGCTGGTAGTGAAAGCGGGTGTACACCGCGCCAGTAGCATTAAGGTGGCTGAGGCAGCTAAGATCATTGAGAACACCCAGCGCGATGTAAATATTGCCCTGATGAACGAGCTCTCTATGATCTTCGACCGCATGAGCATTAATACCTATGAAGTGCTGGAAGCCGCCGGAACGAAGTGGAATTTCCTGAAGTTCTCGCCCGGTCTGGTAGGCGGCCACTGCATTGGCGTTGATCCTTACTACCTCACCTACAAGGCTAAAGAGCTGGGCTACGATGCTAAAGTGATTCTCTCTGGCCGCACCACCAACGATAACATGGGGGCCTACATTGCCCGCAAAACGGTGCAGACCATGATCAAGCAAGGCAAGGACGTAGCCAAAGGCCGCGTGTTGGTAATGGGTGCCACCTTCAAAGAAAACGTAGAAGACATCCGTAACTCCAAGGTGGCTGATGTTATCCAAGAGCTGAAGAACTTTTCCGTAAACGTAGATATCATCGACCCCCACGCCGACTCTGATGAACTGAACCATGAGTACGGCTTCCGTCTGACTCCACAGGATCAGATTCGCAATGATTACGACGCGGTAATCGTAGCTGTGAGTCATCAGCCATACATGAAGTTGGATGAAGCTTACTTTAAGTCTATTACCAACCAGCCAGCTGTAGTAGTGGACATAAAAGGCCTCTTCCGCAATAAGATTCAAGAATTGGCTTACTGGAGCCTGTAAAAGTGAGCACTGAGCTGCAGAGAGGAGATACTGCTGCTATACTTTATAAGCTCATTAAATTAATTCTTGGCTGTTTCACCGACTGAAAATGGAGCGCACCAAAATATTAGTAACAGGAGGCGCGGGCTATATTGGCTCGCACGCAGTAGTAGAGCTCTATAATGCTGGTTTTCTGCCGGTTATTGTAGATAACTTCAGCAACTCGCGCGAGCAGGTACTAGATGGCCTAGAGCATATTCTGGGTGTGCGCGTGCCGGTGCACAACGTTGACTGCAATGATGAAGAAGCTCTGCGTGCTGTATTTGCCGAGGAAGGCAACCTGCGCGGAGTAATTCATTTCGCTGCTTATAAGGCGGTAGGAGAGTCGGTGGCGAAACCCCTGGAGTACTACCGCAACAACGTAGGCTCACTGCTGGCTCTGCTTTCGGTAATGCGGGAGTTTGGCGTGAATGCGCTGGTATTTTCGTCTTCCTGCACGGTATATGGCATTCCAGACCAACTACCCGTAACCGAGCAGACGCCCACTAAAAAGGCCAATTCACCTTACGGCGCTACCAAGCAAATGTGTGAAGACATTCTGCGCGATATTGCCGCCGTGCCTGAGCAGCCCCTGAGAACCATTCTGCTACGTTACTTTAACCCAATTGGGGCGCACCCGTCGGCTGAAATTGGCGAGCTGCCACTAGGGGTTCCTCAAAACCTGGTGCCATTTGTAACGCAAACGGCCGCTGGCATCCGGGAGCAACTCACTATCTACGGCGATACTTACGACACCCCCGATGGTACCAATATCCGCGACTACGTGCACGTGGTGGACTTGGCCAAGGCGCACATTGTAGCCGTACAGCGCCTGCTGAACGGCCAAGGTGAAACCGTTGAAACTTTTAACGTGGGTACCGGTAACGGCAACTCAGTGCTGGAAGTAGTACAGGCGTTTGAGCGGGCTACTGGCCAGAAGCTGAACTACAAAATAGGCGCGCCTCGTCCCGGTGATGTGCCCGCCATTTACGCCGATGTAACAAAAGCTACGGCTGAGTTAGGGTTTACCACTACCTCTACTCTGGAAGAAGCACTAGCCAGTGCCTGGCATTGGCAGCAGGCTCTTGATCAAAAAAAATAATCAGATGGTATGGCTAGGCCTGACTGGAGTAGCTAGGCCTGCCTACTCAAAAACAGCGTACTTTCCCTTACGTCAGCCTACGCCTGGCACATAACGGGCCTTACGTATTCACTACATCTATGAAAATCATCATCACCGGCGGAGCCGGCTTCATTGGGTCGCACGTGGTGCGCTTGTTCGTGACGAAGTATCCAGAGTATCAGATTCTGAATCTGGATGCCCTGACGTACGCCGGCAACCTCGAAAACCTGCGCGATATTGAGTCGGCACCTAACTACCGTTTGGTGAAAGGCGACATTACGGACCAAGCCTTCGTAGATCAGCTGTTTGCAACTGAAGAGCCCGATGCGGTAATTCACCTGGCGGCTGAGTCGCACGTTGACCGTAGCATCACCGATCCGCTGGCATTTGTAAAGACCAACGTACTAGGCACGGTACACTTGCTTAACGCAGCCAAGAACCTCTGGAAGCCGCTGGGCTATGAAGGCAAAACCTTCTACCATGTAAGCACTGATGAAGTGTACGGCTCCCTGGATTTCGGTCCCGAGATGTTCACCGAAGAAACCAGTTACGACCCTCGTTCTCCTTACTCAGCTTCCAAGGCTTCTTCTGACCACTTCGTGCGGGCCTGGCACCACACTTACGGCCTACCCGTGAAGTTGAGCAACTGCTCCAATAACTACGGTCCTAACCACTTCCCCGAGAAACTGATTCCGCTGGCTATCCACCGCATTCAGCACGGGCAACCCGTACCGGTATACGGTAAGGGCGAAAATGTACGCGACTGGCTGTTCGTGAAAGACCATGCCACCGCCATCGACGCCGTGTTCCACAAGGGCAAGCTGGGCGATACGTACAACATCGGTGGCGTGAATGAGTGGGCCAACCTGGAGCTCATTCATCTGCTCTGCGATACCCTGGACGAGAAAACCGGCAAAGAAAAAGGCACTTCGCGCAAGCTCATCACCTTCGTAACCGACCGCGCTGGCCATGATTTGCGCTATGCTATTGATAGCAGCAAAATCATGAACGAGCTGGGCTGGAAACCATCCGTTACGTTTGAGCAAGGCCTATCACAAACGGTAGACTGGTACCTGGAGAACACGGAGTGGCTTGAGCACGTGACTAGTGGTGCTTATCAGCAGTACTACCAGCAGCAATACGCTACGCGCTAGTGCGCTTCAATGAGCAATGAGCAGTGGCCTACGCTGTTCGGTAGGCCACTGCTCATTGTTTATTCATCACTGTTAATCAACACAACGTGTACAATACGCCTTTTCACAACCAGCCCATTGATAATCTGGCTTTCCTGGTAACAGGTGGAGCTGGCTTCATTGGCTCTAACCTGGTTGAATACCTGCTTAAGTACGGAGCCAAAGAAGTGCGAGTGCTAGACAACTACTCAAACGGCTTCCGCAAAAACGTTGCGCTGTTTGAAGGCAACCCAGCCTTGCGAGTAATTGAGGGGGATATCCGCGACCGGCAAACCTGCATTGATGCTTGCCAGGGTATTGATGTAGTGCTGCACCAGGCGGCGCTGGGCTCCGTGCCGCGCTCCATCAACGACCCCATCACGAGCAACGACGTAAACGTGGGAGGTTTCGTGAACATGCTGGTAGGCGCTAAAGAGGCAGGCGTGAAGCGCTTTGTATATGCCGCGTCCTCCTCAACGTATGGCGACCATAAGGCCCTGCCAAAGGTTGAAGACCGTATTGGCAAGCCGCTGTCGCCTTATGCCGTGACCAAATATGCCAATGAGCTCTATGCCGACGTATTCGGTAAGACGTATGGTATGGAAATTATCGGCCTGCGCTACTTCAACATCTTTGGTCCCCGCCAAGACCCGAATGGGGCTTATGCCGCCGTTATTCCGCTCTTTATTGATGCTGTACTGGAGGGCAAGTCGCCGCGCATGAACGGTGATGGTGGCCAGACCCGGGACTTTACCTTCGTGGAAAACTGCGTGCAGGCTAACATTAAGGCGGCACTCGTGCAGAACCCAGAGGCCGTGAACCAAGTGTACAACATTGCGGTAGCCGACCGGACCTCGCTCAACGACCTGTTCAATATCCTGAAGGAAGAAGCCGGATCAGATATCAACCCTGAGTACGGCCCTGACCGCCCCGGTGATATCCGCGACTCGCTGGCTGATATCAGCAAGGCGCAAAACCTACTGGGCTACAACCCTCAGATCCGCATCCGGGAGGGCTTGCAGAAAACCCTCGCTTGGTTTAAGACGCATCAGGAGTTTATTGCCGAGCGAAATTAGTCGTAGCTGGTTTCAAGGCAGCTAGTAGTCAAGATCATACGATAGCAACACCTCAACATGAAAGGTATTATCCTCGCCGGTGGCTCTGGCACCCGTTTGCACCCGCTTACCCTGGCTGTTTCCAAGCAACTGATGCCCGTCTATGACAAGCCGATGATTTATTATCCGCTGTCGATTCTGATGATGGCAGGTATTAAGGATATCCTCATCATCACGACGCCACATGATCAGGAGCAGTTCAAGAAGCTGCTAGGCGACGGCAAGAACCTGGGGTGTAACTTCCAATACACCATTCAGGAGGTACCCAATGGCCTGGCTCAGGCCTTTGTGTTGGGCGCAGACTTCATCGGCGACGACAAGGTGGCGCTGGTGCTGGGCGACAACATCTTCCACGGCGAAGGCATGGAAGAGTTGCTTAAGTCTAATAACAACCCCGATGGCGGCGTGGTGTATGCCTACCACGTGCATGACCCTGAGCGCTACGGCGTAGTGGAATTCGATGAAAACCACAAAGCGCTCAGCATTGAGGAGAAGCCTAAGCAGCCCAAGAGCAATTACGCAGTCCCTGGCTTGTACTTCTACGACAACGTGGTAATCGAAATTGCCCGCAACCTCAAGCCCAGCCCCCGTGGCGAGTACGAGATTACAGACGTTAACCAGGAGTACCTGCGTCGGGGTAAGCTGAAAGTAGGTATTTTGGGTCGGGGCACTGCCTGGCTTGATACCGGCACCTTTGAGAGCCTGATGCAGGCCGGCGAATTTGTGCGCGTATTGGAGCAGCGCCAGGGCCTGAAGGTGGGCTCTATTGAAGAAGTGGCCTACCGCCAAGGATTCATTGATGCTGACCAGCTGCGCAAGATTGCCGAGCCTCTACGCAAGAGCGGTTACGGCGACTACCTGCTGCGCCTGCCCGAGCAACTGTTGATGTAAAGCCTGTTTCAGGCGAGCATTAACCTCCAGAAGCCGCCTTACTGGCCTAGCACAGAAATTATTTCTGTGCTAGGCCAGTAAGGCGGCTTCTGGTTGTACCCAGAGTTAAAAAATGACACCGGCCAGTAGTGCGGCACCCACAATAATGTAGGAAGGAACCCGCTCCCAAAGCAGTAGCAAGAAGGTAGCCACAATAAGGCTTAAGTTAACCGGAGTCTCGGGGAGGGGGTGGTACAGCAGAAAAGTAGCCGCACACACCAAGCCTGCTGATACGGCATTGATACCCTCTAAGGAAGCCTTAATTACCCGGTAGCGCTTCAACTGGTCCCAGAAGCGAATCAGGAAGAAGATAAGCAAGGTACCTGGCATGAAGATACCGGCTGCCCCCACCATTGCCCCCAGCAACTGCCCGCTCATACCACTCCCTGTTTGGCGCATGGCTAAAGCCCCAATGTAAGAGGCAAAGGAAAAGTTAGGCCCCGGCATGGCTTGCACTAGGCCTAGGCCAGATAGGAACTCCTTATTGGTCAAATAATGCTTGAATTCTACAAACTCAGTATAGAAGAGTGGCGCCAGTACCTGCCCACCCCCAAATACGAGGCTGCCGTTGCGGTAGAAATTCTCAAAAAGTCTGACTGGCAAAAGCTTGGTGTAGGAGCCCAGCAAAGCCGCACTGACAAACACCCCCAGCCACAGCAGGAAGTTCGACCACTCAATCTGAAGCGGAATAGTTTGCTCCCGCGGCATTTTACGGTAGCGAAAGGTGGTGAGGCTCCCGCCCGCCAGCAACAGAATAGGCATGAGCCATGGCAGCTGAAAGCGGTATACCAGCAGTGCCGATACCACCATAATGCCCACGGAGGTTTTGGTATGAATAACCTTCTCGGAGATTTTATAGGCTGAGTAGGCCACAAAGCCAATGGCCACGGGCTGCACAAACTGCACGAGCCGGGCCACCAGGTCCTTGTCAAGATAGCTGATGGTCAGGCCCGCGGCAGTCATAAAGCTCACCGCCGGAAGCATCCAGACCAGCAGCGTGAGGTAGGCCAGGTTGGGCCCGCCCAGCCGGAAACCAATGGCCGTGATGGTTTGCGTGGAAGTGGGCCCCGGCAAAATCTGACACAGAGCCGTAAGCTCCAGCAGGTCGGGGGCGGTGAGGTAACGGCGTTTATCTACCAGCAGGCGCAGCATCATGGCCATGTGGGCTTGGGGCCCACCAAAGGCAGTGAGGCCTAGCGCGGCCACATCCTTCAGAAAAATCAGGTTACGCCCGCGCTTCACCCGCTCCGGTGGATGGAGCGGGGGTGAAGCAGAGACGGGAGAAGGGGTTTGGGGTAACAAGGCAACGCAGCGTAGATGCTTGACAAAGAAGCAGAAACCAGCCAAAAAAACAACCGGCCCCGACTGCGCGGTGCAGCCGGGGCCGGCATGAAAACAAGGGAACGGGCAGGTGCGCGAGTGGGAATACGTAAGGTTCCGATGAGTTCAAGCGCGGGCACCTACGGCCAGGGGACTATTTTTTCTTTAGTCCCAGCTCTATGAGGCGCTCATTCAGGAACTCGCCGGCAGTAATATCGGCTTCCTTTTTCGGGTTTTCGGGTGTTACGCAGCTCTCCAGAGCCGCCAGGCTCATTTCAGAGCGAGGGTGCATGAAGAAAGGGATGCTGTAACGGGAAGAATTCATCTTCTCGCGGGGTGGGTTCACCACGCGGTGGATGGTGCTCTTCAGCACCCCATTAGTGAGGCGCTGCAGCATGTCGCCCACGTTTACCACAATCTGGTCGGGGAGGGCAGTAATAGGAATCCACTTGCCGTCGCGGCGCCGCACCTGCAGGCCATCGGCAGAAGCACCCATCAGCAGCGTAATCAGGTTGATGTCGCCGTGCTCGGCAGCACGCACGGCATCGGCCGGAACGCTGTCGGGGTTTTCGATAGGGTAGTAGTGGATAGGGCGCAGGATGCTGTTGCCATTGCGCACCTTGTCATCGAAGTAGCTTTCGGGCAAATTGAGGTACAGGGCAATAGCCCGTAATACATCCTTACCCGCTGCCTCGAGCGTTTTGTAGGTGGTGAGGGAGGTATCAGCAAAGCTGCTTACTTCCTTGGGCCAGATGTTTTCGGGGTATTCGGCACCGATGGGGTCATTCGGGTCGTCTACTTCCTGGCCTACGTGGTAGAATTCCTTCAGGTCGCC from Hymenobacter taeanensis encodes:
- a CDS encoding phosphatidylserine decarboxylase family protein codes for the protein MKIHKEGRRILFFTLLALVAINLLLFRYNARYDDFNKIFAVISVIVFLALLQFFRSPARRLFTHEDLVIAPADGKVVVIEDVHEPEYFDDVRKQISIFMSPINVHITRNPISGIVRYFKYHPGNYLVAWHPKSSTKNERTTVVVESEAGPFVLFRQIAGAMARRIVWYVNEGDEVSQGEEFGFIKFGSRVDIFVPVDTEVKVQMGEKVKGGQTIIAQLKTETTSLF
- a CDS encoding dihydrofolate reductase family protein; the encoded protein is MRKVVLYIATSLDGYIASPDGSVEWLPTPPPNEDYGYGNFLATADATLQGRATYEQVLTLGDWPYPTLTNYVFTRRPPTEPAHPSVHFVTEDPVSFVSQLKQQEGNTIWLIGGSMLAAPLLAAGVVDELMLFIVPQLLGAGIPLWRAQPQPRPLVLLNQQAWPDGMALLHYQLPAQESQQAVGRSAQQ
- a CDS encoding GAF domain-containing protein, which codes for MAEELHLDTTLTKAEQYRQLLPQIEALTTGEPDLIANLANTAAALRQAFGFFWVGFYLVKDNELVLGPFQGPIACTRIRRGKGVCGTSWDRAETVLVPDVEQFPGHIACSSDSKSEIVVPVLKAGQVVAVLDVDSDQLNDFDQADQEALEQLMAAAARWF
- the ribD gene encoding bifunctional diaminohydroxyphosphoribosylaminopyrimidine deaminase/5-amino-6-(5-phosphoribosylamino)uracil reductase RibD, with translation MSATDFDHLMMRRALDLARLGTGYARPNPIVGCVITHKGRIIGEGWHQQYGGPHAEVNAVASVTEQDLLPQSRVYVTLEPCSHYGKTPPCADLLIAKGVAEVVVCNLDPNPLVAGRGITKLREAGIAVETGLLEEEGRWLNRRFFTFQEKQRPYVVLKWAETADGYLAGPYFQPVAISGRLAQVVVHQWRTEEQAILVGTRTALHDNPRLNVREWPGQNPIRLVIDKNLCLPPTHQLLDGSQPTIVYTYRERDATNNLAYEPLSAANDLFPQILHNLYERNVQSVLVEGGPTVLNSLLKDGLWDEARVIRSPKVLGGGVAAPQMGLTGLREQFALGEDEVFVYQRQALGQVVPTR
- the prmC gene encoding peptide chain release factor N(5)-glutamine methyltransferase — its product is MPTVRQLTTALSEALQTIYSLSEADSVAGLVLEHLLGLSPLQRRMQAQEPVAEPVAQKLAAIQARLLTHEPLQYVLGTAHFAGLELEVSPATLIPRPETEELVALITREQQGRRSLHILDVGTGSGCIPVALGLSLPGCTLTAVDISSQALAVAQRNAARYAVSVDFQEVDILTAEPQLLGQLDVIVSNPPYVLEEERDLMRPNVLAYEPTTALFVPNHDPLLFYRRIAELGQQFLRSGGCLYFEINERYAHATSSMLQELGYQQCEVQTDIFDKDRMARATWLGT
- a CDS encoding acyltransferase, translated to MAEPLAYYAHSTAILDEGCRIGDGCRIWHFSHVSAGAELGPDCSLGQNVFVADGVRLGRNVKVQNNVSLYTGVECADDVFIGPSVVFTNVLNPRSAVPRRHEYRPTLVERGTSIGANSTIVCGVRLGEYAFVGAGSVVTTDVASYSLVYGNPARPHGWMSTHGHRLDFNSTGLATCPESGQKYRLSKNQVFPINSEV
- a CDS encoding nucleotide sugar dehydrogenase — translated: MYEQLLQKQTNLAVIGLGYVGLPIALEFARKIKVIGFDINAKRVEMMRNNIDPSGELDAKDFEGCDIEFTDSLDVLREATFYVVAVPTPIDEHAMPDLKPLLGASSSVGKVLKKGDYVVFESTVYPGCTEEDCIPVMEKHSGLSFANGDFKVGYSPERINPGDKEHTLSSIVKVVAGCDAESLEEIAKTYELVVKAGVHRASSIKVAEAAKIIENTQRDVNIALMNELSMIFDRMSINTYEVLEAAGTKWNFLKFSPGLVGGHCIGVDPYYLTYKAKELGYDAKVILSGRTTNDNMGAYIARKTVQTMIKQGKDVAKGRVLVMGATFKENVEDIRNSKVADVIQELKNFSVNVDIIDPHADSDELNHEYGFRLTPQDQIRNDYDAVIVAVSHQPYMKLDEAYFKSITNQPAVVVDIKGLFRNKIQELAYWSL
- the galE gene encoding UDP-glucose 4-epimerase GalE — its product is MERTKILVTGGAGYIGSHAVVELYNAGFLPVIVDNFSNSREQVLDGLEHILGVRVPVHNVDCNDEEALRAVFAEEGNLRGVIHFAAYKAVGESVAKPLEYYRNNVGSLLALLSVMREFGVNALVFSSSCTVYGIPDQLPVTEQTPTKKANSPYGATKQMCEDILRDIAAVPEQPLRTILLRYFNPIGAHPSAEIGELPLGVPQNLVPFVTQTAAGIREQLTIYGDTYDTPDGTNIRDYVHVVDLAKAHIVAVQRLLNGQGETVETFNVGTGNGNSVLEVVQAFERATGQKLNYKIGAPRPGDVPAIYADVTKATAELGFTTTSTLEEALASAWHWQQALDQKK